The Helianthus annuus cultivar XRQ/B chromosome 11, HanXRQr2.0-SUNRISE, whole genome shotgun sequence region GATCAGAAGAGAAAATACTCTTCCCTTGGAGAAGTAACTTATAGTATCTATTGTCAAAAGTCGTGGGAGTCGAATCAAGATTGGCACCAGCATTTTTCGCTGTGTTCTTTGCTGGGCATACACTTTTTAAACTGGCTGCAAATGACGATTCCAATGTTGGGTCGACACTTTGCTTTGAATTAAAGTTGTGTATCCTGTTCTGAAAGGATGAGCAATGAGAGAATCCAAGTGTATGTCCTCCTACACATTGAGCGTAATTAATAATCCTTGTTTAGTTTTCCATAAAAGTGTCTAGAGTACTACAAAATAATGTCATTTAGGGTGACACACATATAAAAAGTGTCGATAAAGAAACAAAATAGTCACTAAGACACTAACTGTCTAGTGTAAATCTCTAAAACATAATATAATATCTATAAATTCAAATTACAACAAAATTTATGACTAGAAAACGAAACTTCTTGTTAGTTTGATTAAAAATGTCCTTAAAAACCTGGAGATTACAACATTCTAAGTAAATGAACACGTTGAAATCATTGGTTATTGGATTATGGAAATCTTTAACATCCAGGATTTGGTTAATTACCTGAAAGGGCAACTAAATCGTCTAAGGAAAGACCTCTCTGAGCAAAACTTTGTTGCAATTGAGAAATATTAAATGTTGGAGCTGGTAATTGTCGTGTTTCAGTTGCTTTCGAAACTCTTCCATCTTTTCTTCCTTTCGGCACCACCCATGTTGGCCCTCCAGACTAGATTCAAACAAGTTAAAACTTGAATCAATCATAACCTCAAAAGATCTAGAAATTGAAAACTTTAAGGTATGAAAAGAAGAAGATGCTTTACTGACCAAAGTGACTGCATCCCTTGCTGCTAATGCTAAGATATCTGCACAAGATACAGTTTTAGGACATAAAGCCTCTACTGCTTTCTTGGCATTATCAATAACATAAAATGCATGCAAAGATATGTTTGGAGGTCCATCTTTCTCAGCTTTGTGATAGAAACTTGAAATTGAAAACTTCGATTACTGAACGAACGATACAATTAGCCACATTCGAGATAGGCCGGATCTCCAACTTTAGAgtaaaaaaccctaattttatataaacataaaacatCGACCCCTAATCTAAATGAGAGATATTAATAAGATTAGAACTAACTGCCCCACTACTTGCTCCTAAAACTGTTCCCCCCAAAACTCATTCCCACTAATAATTAAACGGGTCAAATACCCAGCTGGAGCTTCACACAAAATATGGGCCAATCCACAGGTTTGTATCATACAAACCTGTGGATTGGCCCATATTTTGTGTGAAGCTCCAGCTGGGTATTTGACCCGTTTAATTATTAGTGGGAATGAGTTTTGGGGGGAACAGTTTTAGGAGCAAGTAGTGGGGCAGTTAGTTCTAATCTTATTAATATCTCTCATTTAGATTAGGGGTCGatgttttatgtttatataaaattagggttttttacTCTAAAGTTGGAGATCCGGCCTATCTCGAATGTGGCTAATTGTATCGTTCGTTCAGTAATAAGTTTTCAATTTCAAGTTTCTATCAATGGTTCCATTGCCGGGAAATCGAATGGTGCTTACAACCCGGAATTTAGCGGATCAACTCGCAATCATTGCAGCACGATTAGACGGCATTCTTGCATCTTTGAGAGATGTTGTTGACGAAATTAAAGCTCAGGTGATTGAAGATGGTTGTAACAGTGAAGAATCAGACGAAGATAGTTGTTACAGTGAAGAAGTGGACAGTGATTTGAAGAACACGGTGGAGAAGGATGAAGGACCGAATGATCTTCATGAAGAACTGATGAAGGCTAACGTTTTTATCCAGAAACCTAGAACCAAGTGTTATGTTGTTCGCCTTGCCCTAGAAAACGAGTCCCAGATCTGTTCATCTAAGCGCAGCAGAAGTCTTGCATGGAGCCCAAGCCCAAAACCTATTTCAGACTATACTAAAAATGTCGTTCAGTATGATACCCACAACCCTACACCCCAATGTCCGCTTTTCCACAAACTCAGCCTTGTCAACATCTTTAAGAAACTGCCATCTAGCTCTTGTGGATCTTATCGCATCATTCTGGTCTCCCATGTATCCTGGCTGAAACCCGCAAGGGTTCAAGTTCCCGCAACGCCTTTAGCTTCTCCACCGACTACCAAAGATTGGGAATTTGATTTTCAACCTCGGTCTATAATTGAATGGCTTATTGCTTGGCACAACAGTTCCCTCGTTTCCGACTTGAGGACAAGTCGGATTTTGGGACAGGATGTATTGATACAAACCTGTGGATTGGCCCATATTTTGTGTGAAGCTCCAGCTGGGTATTTGACCCGTTTAATTATTAGTGGGAATGAGTTTTGGGGGGAACAGTTTTAGGAGCAAGTAGTGGGGCAGTTAGTTCTAATCTTATTAATATCTCTCATTTAGATTAGGGGTCGatgttttatgtttatataaaattagggttttttacTCTAAAGTTGGAGATCCGGCCTATCTCGAATGTGGCTAATTGTATCGTTCGTTCAGTAATCGAAGTTTTC contains the following coding sequences:
- the LOC110889197 gene encoding peroxidase 64, which produces MGQSTAEKDGPPNISLHAFYVIDNAKKAVEALCPKTVSCADILALAARDAVTLSGGPTWVVPKGRKDGRVSKATETRQLPAPTFNISQLQQSFAQRGLSLDDLVALSGGHTLGFSHCSSFQNRIHNFNSKQSVDPTLESSFAASLKSVCPAKNTAKNAGANLDSTPTTFDNRYYKLLLQGKSIFSSDQSLVTSAKTKALVSKFASSQQEFQKAFVKSMIKMSSINGGQEVRLDCRAVN